One Kangiella geojedonensis DNA segment encodes these proteins:
- a CDS encoding PilN domain-containing protein yields MARINLLDWREELRQERNKEFWITFALMAILAVLIWFLVNQVMSARIEKQDDRISKLNTEIGVLKKQTQEIEKLKKEKEELIKRMDLITDLQQSRPEVVRMFDELVRVTPEGINLSTWKRNETVTGAGNTATYSLVFTGQGETNPRISEFMRKMDSSERLQTSALKDVQKQTKGLPAQNFTLQAKQVIPGQKKTEGTK; encoded by the coding sequence ATGGCTCGTATTAACTTACTCGATTGGCGTGAAGAGTTGCGCCAGGAACGCAATAAAGAGTTTTGGATTACTTTTGCTTTAATGGCAATTTTAGCAGTGCTAATTTGGTTTTTGGTGAATCAAGTGATGAGCGCTCGTATTGAAAAGCAAGATGACCGTATTAGTAAGCTCAACACTGAAATAGGCGTGCTAAAAAAGCAAACTCAGGAAATTGAGAAACTGAAAAAAGAAAAAGAAGAGCTCATTAAGCGTATGGACTTGATTACCGACTTACAACAAAGTCGCCCTGAAGTTGTCCGAATGTTTGATGAGTTAGTTCGAGTGACTCCTGAGGGAATTAATTTATCCACCTGGAAACGAAACGAAACGGTTACTGGTGCTGGGAATACTGCTACGTACAGTTTGGTTTTTACTGGCCAAGGCGAGACAAACCCCCGAATTTCAGAGTTTATGCGTAAAATGGACAGCTCGGAGCGCTTGCAAACTAGTGCGCTAAAAGATGTACAGAAGCAAACGAAAGGATTGCCTGCCCAGAACTTCACTCTGCAGGCCAAACAGGTTATTCCTGGGCAAAAGAAAACAGAGGGGACTAAGTAA
- a CDS encoding type IV pilus inner membrane component PilO: MADLSQYQDFNNIGSWPLPGKIVFIALAMFVVLGLGYYFDTSEQLSELESKARKQEQLLQDYKREYEKAVNLEAYREQMAEMKETFKGLLEQLPKNTEIPGLLDEISYAASGAGVELLSHKYLNESKKQFYIEKPIQIVATGTYHQIADFVSRVSKLPRIVTLHGFTITGVKGSRNTSQTAGDNELLSFSVLAKTYRYESEEG; this comes from the coding sequence ATGGCTGACTTAAGTCAATATCAAGATTTTAATAATATTGGTTCTTGGCCGCTTCCTGGAAAAATTGTTTTTATAGCACTTGCGATGTTTGTGGTCTTGGGGCTTGGTTACTACTTTGATACTAGCGAACAACTTAGTGAGTTAGAGTCTAAAGCAAGAAAACAAGAGCAACTTTTGCAGGATTATAAGCGCGAGTATGAAAAGGCTGTTAATCTTGAGGCATATCGGGAACAAATGGCTGAAATGAAGGAAACCTTTAAAGGCCTTCTGGAGCAACTCCCTAAAAATACTGAAATTCCCGGATTACTGGATGAAATTTCGTATGCCGCATCTGGCGCTGGCGTTGAGCTACTTTCGCACAAGTATTTGAACGAGTCGAAAAAACAGTTTTACATAGAAAAACCTATACAAATTGTTGCTACCGGAACTTATCATCAAATCGCAGACTTTGTTAGCCGGGTTTCTAAATTACCAAGAATTGTAACTCTCCATGGTTTCACTATTACTGGGGTAAAAGGCAGTAGAAATACTAGCCAAACGGCCGGTGATAATGAGCTTTTAAGTTTTAGTGTATTAGCTAAAACATACCGTTATGAGTCAGAGGAGGGATAA
- a CDS encoding pilus assembly protein PilP, giving the protein MKILNKTNILLFAVLTLTALSGCEDDGMKELDQKIQKIKSETKKSIEPIPKVVAYEPFTYSAQDLRSPFAKLDPEHESSSMLVDGDCESDVRPDPNRQKFEMEKYGLDALQYSGMIANKRELRGLVKILSGDSAGVIQPVHVGEYIGLNNGRISQIDSNQITIEAIVPNGRGCWENRTQYLVIGQ; this is encoded by the coding sequence GTGAAAATCTTAAACAAAACTAACATCCTTCTTTTTGCAGTACTAACGCTTACAGCATTAAGTGGTTGTGAAGACGACGGCATGAAAGAGCTAGATCAAAAAATACAAAAGATCAAAAGCGAAACAAAGAAGAGTATTGAGCCAATACCTAAGGTAGTGGCTTATGAGCCCTTTACTTACTCGGCTCAAGATTTACGCAGTCCATTTGCTAAGCTGGACCCAGAGCATGAGTCTAGCTCAATGCTGGTAGATGGTGATTGCGAGTCTGATGTAAGACCTGATCCAAATCGCCAAAAATTTGAAATGGAGAAATACGGATTAGATGCTTTGCAGTACTCCGGTATGATTGCGAATAAGAGAGAATTGCGCGGGTTGGTTAAAATCCTCAGCGGTGATAGTGCTGGTGTTATTCAGCCGGTTCATGTCGGTGAATATATTGGTCTAAACAATGGGCGCATTAGTCAGATTGATAGCAATCAAATCACCATTGAAGCAATTGTTCCGAATGGTAGAGGCTGTTGGGAAAACCGCACACAATACCTAGTGATAGGGCAGTGA
- the pilQ gene encoding type IV pilus secretin PilQ — MRIINEKRMNKSDLGKTTMLIKMKKVMKSCVALCGLMLFSWGVNASQLQAIDYNVLPGDKLMVRLSYTDVPPTPQEFTTANPARISMDFAGVDSGLGYKTKDIGIGAVGSITAVEAQNRTRVVINLSELVSYNSRVEGSDFVITLDAGTSGAIAQQSKPSTSSSYTGSDYDIAGVDFRRGTAGEARVLVNLGASNVNVDLRQEGRNVIADFIGSDIDPSFIRRLDVVDFGTPAQLVETSRRGDNVRLTVRGTDAFEYLAYQADDLYTIELKPLTKQEVERREREKPKYTGERLTLQFQDMDLKAILHTLGDFAGINIVISDDVQGSMALNLVNVPWDQALDIILKSKGLDKRQDGNVMMIAPADVIAAREQQELEANKQQEELAPLRTELIQVNYAKATEVAALLNSSGSGDEPTIGILSERGAVSVDVRTNTLIVKDVSSKLEDVRRLVEQLDIPVQQVLIEARIVTATDGFTRDLGARFGISDAMNSGEVGVSGTVQDAGRINGSVDGQRTQNGGFNVNLPVSNAAGSLGLSFARLADGLIIDMELSALEAENRGEVVASPKVITANQKEAFIKAGEEIPYLQGGSSGASNIQFKEAVLELKVTPQITPDGRVFLDLSISQDTRGEEVVFTTADGQAVGGAPAINTQEIGTQILVDNGETIVLGGIFQHRVTLDETKVPLLGDIPLLGWLFRNTSRENAKEELLIFVTPKIIKEGLKY; from the coding sequence ATGCGTATTATAAATGAAAAACGGATGAACAAGTCAGACTTGGGTAAAACGACTATGTTGATAAAGATGAAGAAAGTTATGAAAAGCTGTGTCGCGCTGTGCGGACTGATGCTGTTTTCTTGGGGCGTTAACGCCAGCCAACTGCAGGCAATAGATTATAATGTATTGCCTGGTGATAAACTTATGGTTCGTTTGAGCTATACGGATGTTCCGCCGACACCGCAGGAATTTACCACGGCAAACCCAGCAAGGATCTCTATGGATTTTGCCGGAGTAGACTCTGGACTTGGTTATAAAACTAAAGATATTGGTATTGGTGCTGTGGGCTCCATAACTGCTGTTGAAGCGCAGAATAGAACGCGTGTAGTGATTAATTTATCTGAATTGGTTTCTTACAACAGTCGAGTTGAGGGTAGTGATTTCGTTATTACCTTGGATGCAGGAACTTCTGGAGCTATCGCTCAGCAATCTAAGCCAAGTACTTCATCAAGTTATACAGGTTCTGATTATGACATCGCTGGTGTAGATTTCCGTCGTGGCACAGCGGGGGAAGCTAGAGTATTAGTAAACCTTGGGGCTTCGAATGTTAATGTTGACCTTCGTCAAGAAGGACGCAATGTTATTGCTGATTTTATCGGCAGTGACATTGACCCTAGCTTTATTCGTCGACTTGATGTGGTTGATTTTGGTACGCCGGCCCAGCTCGTCGAAACATCAAGACGCGGGGATAATGTAAGGCTGACCGTTAGAGGAACAGATGCCTTTGAATACCTCGCGTATCAAGCTGATGACCTTTATACCATTGAGTTAAAGCCACTAACAAAGCAAGAAGTTGAACGCCGTGAACGCGAAAAACCTAAATATACGGGCGAACGATTAACGCTTCAGTTCCAAGACATGGACCTGAAAGCAATCCTTCATACCTTGGGTGACTTCGCCGGCATCAACATTGTTATTAGTGATGACGTACAAGGATCGATGGCTTTGAATCTAGTCAATGTTCCTTGGGATCAAGCGCTGGATATCATCTTGAAATCAAAAGGCTTGGATAAACGTCAGGACGGGAATGTCATGATGATTGCCCCTGCGGATGTGATTGCTGCTCGTGAGCAACAAGAACTTGAAGCTAATAAGCAGCAAGAAGAGTTAGCTCCACTTAGAACTGAGTTGATACAGGTTAATTATGCTAAAGCAACAGAAGTGGCAGCACTGTTAAACTCTAGTGGTTCAGGCGACGAGCCGACGATTGGGATTTTGTCTGAGCGAGGGGCGGTATCAGTTGATGTAAGAACCAATACGCTAATTGTGAAAGATGTCTCTTCGAAACTTGAAGACGTAAGACGGTTAGTTGAGCAGCTAGATATCCCGGTTCAGCAAGTGCTTATTGAAGCAAGAATTGTAACTGCGACAGATGGCTTTACTAGAGATTTAGGTGCTCGCTTTGGTATAAGCGATGCCATGAACTCAGGCGAAGTTGGAGTTTCTGGTACTGTCCAAGATGCAGGTCGTATCAATGGCTCAGTCGATGGTCAAAGAACACAAAATGGCGGTTTTAATGTTAACTTGCCAGTGAGTAATGCTGCAGGTAGCTTAGGGTTGTCTTTTGCTCGATTGGCAGATGGCTTGATTATTGATATGGAACTTTCTGCTTTAGAGGCTGAAAACCGCGGTGAAGTAGTCGCTAGCCCGAAAGTTATTACTGCAAACCAGAAAGAAGCTTTTATTAAGGCTGGTGAAGAAATTCCATACTTACAAGGTGGTTCTTCAGGTGCTTCAAATATTCAGTTTAAAGAAGCTGTATTAGAATTAAAAGTAACGCCACAAATTACTCCTGATGGTCGTGTCTTCTTAGATCTGTCAATCAGCCAAGATACTCGAGGTGAGGAAGTCGTGTTCACTACAGCGGATGGTCAAGCTGTTGGCGGAGCTCCAGCAATTAACACCCAAGAAATTGGTACCCAAATCTTGGTAGATAACGGAGAAACAATCGTTCTTGGTGGAATATTCCAGCACAGAGTTACTTTAGATGAAACTAAAGTGCCGCTTTTAGGAGACATTCCGTTATTAGGTTGGTTGTTCCGTAATACTTCTAGAGAGAATGCTAAAGAAGAGCTGTTAATTTTCGTCACACCGAAAATTATTAAAGAAGGCTTGAAATATTAG
- a CDS encoding pilus assembly protein PilM, translating to MVLGLFKNKQVPVIGIDISSTAVKVLQLGKSGGRYRVDRYAVEPLPQGAVVERDIRDTEAVGNAIKKAVQKANAKTKDAAVAVSGSAVITRSIQMEKGLSDQEMEDVIKVEADQYIPYPLEEVNLDFEVLGDSANDDNLVDVLLAASRSVNVDTRVDALDIAGLSPKIVDIEAYAIERAYQLTKKKTVEHLEDSVVAIIDIGATMTSLNVLQNGQVIYNREQLFGGNQLTEEIQSRYGLSYQEAGLAKKQGSLPDDYETEVLMPFAEIITQQVGRALQFFFSASEFSSVNEVILAGGCASIDGLDSMIQEHLGTPTRVANPFADMSISSHVNTQALSADAPAMMISCGLALRSFD from the coding sequence ATGGTTCTGGGGTTATTCAAAAATAAACAAGTACCAGTGATAGGTATTGATATCAGCTCGACTGCAGTTAAAGTCTTACAGCTTGGTAAGTCAGGTGGTCGATACAGAGTTGATAGATATGCTGTCGAACCATTACCGCAAGGCGCTGTTGTTGAACGTGATATTCGTGATACCGAAGCGGTTGGTAATGCAATAAAGAAAGCTGTTCAAAAAGCGAACGCAAAAACAAAAGATGCCGCTGTTGCAGTGTCTGGCTCCGCAGTGATTACTCGCTCCATACAAATGGAGAAAGGCCTTTCTGATCAAGAAATGGAAGATGTCATCAAAGTTGAAGCCGATCAATACATTCCATACCCTCTTGAAGAGGTGAACCTTGATTTCGAGGTGTTAGGGGATTCTGCGAATGACGATAACTTAGTTGACGTCTTATTGGCCGCATCTCGTAGTGTGAATGTGGATACGCGTGTTGATGCTTTGGATATTGCCGGCTTATCACCAAAAATCGTTGATATCGAAGCCTATGCCATTGAGCGTGCTTATCAATTGACGAAAAAGAAGACGGTTGAGCACCTTGAAGATTCTGTGGTGGCGATAATTGATATCGGCGCAACGATGACCAGTCTCAATGTACTGCAAAACGGACAAGTTATTTATAACCGTGAGCAGTTATTCGGTGGCAACCAGCTAACCGAAGAGATTCAGAGTCGATATGGACTGTCGTACCAAGAAGCCGGACTTGCGAAGAAGCAAGGTAGTTTGCCGGATGATTATGAAACTGAAGTACTGATGCCTTTTGCTGAGATTATTACGCAGCAAGTTGGGCGCGCTCTGCAGTTCTTCTTCTCTGCCAGTGAGTTCAGCTCAGTAAATGAAGTGATTCTTGCAGGTGGCTGTGCCTCGATTGATGGCCTGGATAGCATGATTCAAGAGCACTTAGGTACTCCGACTCGTGTGGCTAACCCTTTTGCCGATATGTCTATCTCATCTCATGTGAACACACAAGCATTGAGCGCGGATGCGCCAGCAATGATGATAAGCTGTGGACTAGCATTAAGGAGTTTTGACTAA
- a CDS encoding penicillin-binding protein 1A has product MTINILKKLALFVIFITIFVVMTIIGAFLYATPQVPEIDSLKNVKLQTPMRIFTQDGKLIGEFGDVRREPVTFEQIPESFINALVATEDQRFYEHSGVDFKGLLRVLKVAATTGEFSEGASTLTMQTARNMFLTRDQRLKRKLIEMFLAVRMEQELSKQQILELYTNKVHFSHRAYGLAAASEVYYGKHLSDLTLPEAAMMAGLLKGESAYNPISNPERALGRRNLVLSRMLSEGYIDQDAYQLAIETPLTATKHAADLDVSAPYVAEMVRLDVINRFGRETAYNHGLDIVTTIDSKHQEIANNALRQGLLEYDRRHGYKGPEQQIEDFSSKETQQLLQILNNTPTIADLEPAIVLEVGDKSVKALTKEGLDITIPWEGLNWAAKFISDSRIGHKPKTASEVASAGDLIRVIKVDDQWQLSQVPEASAGFVSIRSKDGGITSLVGGFDYFTNKFNLVTQARRQPGSNIKPFIYGAAFSKGFTPASLVNDAPYVKVNNEIDEVWRPQNDNLKYNGPTRLRVGLKRSINTISTRLIDSIGPAYAEDYLVKIGLPDEHMDPYQSLALGTASFTPLEMATAYAVLANGGYQVEPYYIEKVTTSYGDILYQATPKVVCESCEQIRINNQIREAKYKPEIRNYPELPLPEHKIAKEVIDPRDAFILYDMMKDVIHSGTATTQLKRRGSSLLERHDLAGKTGTANDYKDAWFSGFNDKLVASAWMGFSDHRRSLGRYEYGGKAALPIWASFMEKALDGVPEQEIIQPPGVVSAKIDPETGKLAALGQQNAIFEYFRDDNVPSEISQSSTDFGRLYNGNRSDESENDTDNLEKEELDQLINSIQEDSLDEEQEEEPEPSSIF; this is encoded by the coding sequence ATGACCATCAATATATTGAAGAAATTAGCCCTATTTGTGATTTTTATCACAATATTTGTGGTTATGACCATTATTGGCGCTTTCCTCTATGCGACTCCGCAAGTGCCAGAAATCGACTCGCTGAAAAATGTAAAATTACAAACGCCCATGCGCATTTTCACCCAAGATGGCAAGCTAATCGGTGAGTTTGGCGACGTCAGACGTGAGCCGGTTACCTTTGAACAGATCCCTGAAAGTTTCATTAATGCACTGGTTGCGACAGAAGATCAACGTTTCTACGAGCATAGTGGCGTCGATTTCAAAGGGTTGTTGCGAGTTCTAAAAGTAGCAGCAACCACTGGGGAATTCTCAGAAGGCGCCAGTACGCTCACCATGCAAACAGCTAGGAATATGTTCCTCACCAGAGATCAGCGTTTGAAACGTAAGCTGATTGAGATGTTTCTCGCGGTAAGAATGGAGCAAGAGCTCTCGAAACAACAAATTCTTGAGCTTTACACTAATAAAGTTCACTTCAGCCACCGCGCTTATGGTTTAGCTGCTGCCTCTGAGGTGTATTACGGTAAACACTTAAGCGACCTGACTTTACCGGAAGCGGCGATGATGGCTGGGTTGCTTAAAGGTGAGTCTGCTTATAACCCCATCTCCAACCCTGAGCGAGCTTTAGGTCGTCGAAACTTGGTTCTGAGTCGAATGCTCAGTGAAGGCTACATTGACCAAGATGCTTATCAGTTAGCCATAGAAACACCACTAACCGCGACAAAGCATGCTGCCGACCTTGATGTTAGCGCTCCCTACGTAGCAGAAATGGTACGTCTTGATGTCATTAATCGATTTGGACGCGAAACTGCCTATAATCATGGCCTTGATATTGTCACCACTATTGATTCGAAGCATCAAGAAATTGCTAACAATGCGCTACGGCAGGGCTTATTAGAGTATGACCGTAGGCATGGGTACAAAGGTCCTGAGCAACAGATAGAGGACTTTTCCAGTAAAGAAACACAACAACTCCTACAGATACTGAACAACACCCCAACCATTGCCGATCTAGAGCCAGCTATCGTTCTTGAGGTCGGCGACAAAAGTGTCAAAGCCCTTACCAAAGAAGGGTTAGACATCACCATACCTTGGGAAGGACTGAATTGGGCTGCAAAGTTTATTAGCGACAGTCGCATCGGCCATAAGCCTAAAACGGCTTCAGAAGTAGCCTCTGCGGGCGATCTAATTCGAGTCATCAAGGTTGATGACCAATGGCAATTAAGCCAAGTCCCTGAAGCTTCGGCAGGTTTTGTGTCGATTCGCTCTAAAGACGGTGGCATTACCTCGTTAGTCGGTGGCTTTGACTACTTCACCAACAAATTTAATTTGGTCACCCAGGCGAGACGCCAACCCGGCTCAAACATTAAGCCCTTTATCTATGGTGCAGCCTTTTCGAAAGGGTTCACTCCGGCCAGCTTGGTAAACGATGCACCTTATGTCAAAGTGAATAACGAGATTGATGAAGTATGGCGGCCACAAAACGATAACCTTAAATACAATGGGCCAACCCGTCTTCGAGTCGGGCTGAAACGTTCCATTAATACCATTTCTACCCGACTAATAGACAGCATCGGGCCAGCCTACGCTGAAGATTATTTGGTTAAAATAGGCTTGCCCGACGAGCACATGGATCCCTACCAATCGTTAGCGCTGGGAACTGCTAGCTTTACACCATTAGAGATGGCGACTGCATACGCGGTTCTAGCCAATGGTGGCTATCAAGTCGAACCTTACTATATTGAGAAGGTGACCACGTCTTATGGTGATATTTTGTATCAAGCAACACCTAAGGTTGTTTGCGAGTCCTGTGAGCAAATCCGGATCAACAACCAGATTAGGGAAGCGAAATACAAACCGGAAATTCGTAACTATCCAGAGTTACCACTTCCAGAGCATAAAATTGCGAAAGAAGTTATTGACCCGCGTGATGCCTTTATTCTTTATGACATGATGAAGGACGTCATTCACAGCGGAACGGCTACCACTCAGCTTAAGCGCCGCGGTAGCTCGTTATTAGAGCGCCATGACTTAGCGGGGAAAACGGGAACAGCGAATGATTACAAGGATGCCTGGTTCTCTGGCTTCAATGATAAGCTTGTTGCCAGTGCTTGGATGGGCTTTTCCGACCACCGGCGTAGCTTAGGTCGCTACGAATATGGTGGTAAGGCCGCATTGCCGATCTGGGCATCTTTTATGGAAAAAGCATTAGACGGTGTTCCAGAACAAGAAATCATTCAGCCTCCGGGCGTCGTCTCCGCTAAAATCGATCCGGAAACAGGAAAATTAGCCGCTCTGGGCCAACAAAATGCAATATTTGAATACTTCCGTGATGATAATGTTCCTTCGGAGATCAGCCAGAGCTCTACTGATTTTGGCCGACTGTATAACGGAAATCGTTCTGACGAATCGGAGAACGATACCGACAACCTTGAAAAAGAAGAGCTCGATCAGCTGATAAACTCAATCCAAGAAGACTCGCTTGATGAAGAGCAAGAAGAAGAACCGGAGCCTAGCTCGATATTTTAA